The segment AGCATCGCGTGAGCGCCCGCCTGCGCTTCGACGACCTGCAGGCGATCGCGGACGCCGCCGCGGCCGGCGCGGGGCTCGCGTGGCTGCCGTGCTGGCTGATGGCGCCGTATCTGCGCGACGGCCGCCTCGCGCTCGTGATGGACAGCGACAGCGTGGGGAGCGCGGAAGTGTTCGCGGTGCGGCCGAACGCGCGGCAGGTGCCGTCGAAGGTGCGGGTGGCGATCGATGCGCTCGTCGACGAGATCCCGCGTGTGCTGGCGAAGAGTTCGTCCGTCGACGGCGCGCACGGGTAACCGGGGCGCTGCGCGCGGCCCGGTCGACACTCGGCTCAGGCGCGTGACGTGTCGGCTTTGGTTTTCCGGTTGCCGAACTGTTCCTGAAGAAACTCGATGAAGCGCTGCGTCTTGGCCGGCAGCAGGCGCGTCGCGGTGAGCGCGTACACCGGCACCGGCGTGCCTTGCCAGTCCGGCAGCACGGGGCGCAGGCGACCGCTTGCCAGCTCCTCGGTCACCAGTTCCTCGGCCACGAGGATCACGCCCTGGTCCAGCTCCGCCAGCCGCCGGAACATGCCGATGCTGTTGACCGCGAAGCGCCCGCCGATCGCGACATCGACGGATTCCGTCCCGCGGCTCAACGTCCAGACGCCCGGCTTCGGAAAGCCGACGCACGCGTGCCGCGCGAGCTCGGCGGGATGCGCCGGTTCGCCCGCCTGTTCGAGATAGCGCGGCGACGCATAGAGGCGGGCCGGGATGCGCGCGAGCAGCCGCGCGATCAGCGTCGAATCCGGCTGCTCGCCCATCCGGATCGCGATGTCGAACGGCTCGGCGACGAGATCGACCCGGCGCGGCGTGAGGTCGAACTCGAAGCGGATGCCGGGGTAGCGGCGCGCGAATTCGACGACGAGCGGCGCGAGGAACACCATCGCGAAATCCACCGGCAGCGACGCGCGCAGCACGCCCGTGGGCTGCGCCAGCATCTCGCCGAGCTGCTCGTGCGCGAGCCGCGCTTCCTCGACGATCCGCCGGCACCGTTCGTAGTAGAGCTGCCCGGCTTCGGTCAGCTCGATCCTGCGGGTCGTGCGATGCAGCAGCCGCAAGCCGATCGCCTTTTCGAGCGCGCTGATGCGCCGGGACACGGTCGAGTTCGGCACGCCCGTGAGTTCCGCCGCCCGGCGGAAGCTCATCGCGTTCACGACGTCGACGAACAGCGCCATGTCGTTCAGCAGTTCCATGTTCGGTGCTCCATGAATGGATCAATCAATTCCATTCTGACGGATTTATCCCATCAGTGGTTTGGTTCAGACTGCCTCCATCGTTCGTCGCGCCGCCGTCCGGCGCGCGTCACAGTCAACCGGAGGTCACCATGAGCCGCTTTTTCGATCCCGTCCGCGTCGGACGCTATGTGTTGCCC is part of the Burkholderia ubonensis subsp. mesacidophila genome and harbors:
- a CDS encoding LysR family transcriptional regulator gives rise to the protein MELLNDMALFVDVVNAMSFRRAAELTGVPNSTVSRRISALEKAIGLRLLHRTTRRIELTEAGQLYYERCRRIVEEARLAHEQLGEMLAQPTGVLRASLPVDFAMVFLAPLVVEFARRYPGIRFEFDLTPRRVDLVAEPFDIAIRMGEQPDSTLIARLLARIPARLYASPRYLEQAGEPAHPAELARHACVGFPKPGVWTLSRGTESVDVAIGGRFAVNSIGMFRRLAELDQGVILVAEELVTEELASGRLRPVLPDWQGTPVPVYALTATRLLPAKTQRFIEFLQEQFGNRKTKADTSRA